One Pyxicephalus adspersus chromosome 3, UCB_Pads_2.0, whole genome shotgun sequence genomic window carries:
- the REST gene encoding RE1-silencing transcription factor isoform X1 — MATQLVSQASSSSLFCNSSNFGISDMYGLHDLSKAEIAAPRLIMLANVALTGEVNNSCSDYALEEDKEMAELTTVYENSFSDSEGEGMEMEESAMENEVPLFQIMEIEQPAVQEKIVCDNQTLIPDNPVVTEPEKDVESPPMAEEKNKSAKSKPFQCRPCQYKAESEEEFVHHIKDHSAKRFIDHDTHKNSKESCLSEEVDTSKGPIRCDRCGYNTNRIDHYLAHLKHHNKAAENERVYKCTICTYTTVSEYHWKKHLRNHFPRIVYTCSQCSYFSDRKNNYIQHIRTHTGERPYQCIMCPYSSSQKTHLTRHMRTHSGEKPFKCEQCNYVASNQHEVTRHARQLHNGPKPLTCPHCNYKTADRSNFKKHVELHVNPRQFLCPVCDYAASKKCNLQYHIKSRHSGCTDITMDVSKVKLRTKKEVPVPDLSKQEEKENSEVIVESVENETDGKLKLNKEKCETLKSASVGQVTKRNCKNSKQKTVEDASRDKSASKAKRSKRKFGSVTEKALKTNDAQNTSMKKNKLSQNRQPECEVPKKGNRGVKSQKRKLFMSNQQKPLKKKKTLSEKTVLTKNNSKEMPVDCIVETNMQVQFSGSETGVSLGTSSAAEIVPDQSGAKDPIENSHHEENSSTEEETIVHDASSSCSSTDDKIENCIEVLLERDNHFSEGEIAQTDNIQASQNTVNKDKDSSVEVETLDHNSQAHESAAVTKEPRGLPAGEPRGLPAGEPRGLPAGEPRGLPAGEPRGLPAEHTANNSLMKHSLQDESDELNLLHPPSNGTIDQDTKCSEHYPCDFISSVSLDVEEDEGIHSHEGSDISDNVSERSDDSGLNGLQYAQEALGPKSSPELPSVDKTAAESFVCIFCDRTFKKTEEYTKHLKRHLVNVYYLEKAAQNRL; from the exons ATGGCTACTCAATTGGTGAGCCAAGCCAGCAGCAGCAGTTTATTTTGCAACAGCAGCAATTTTGGTATCAGTGACATGTATGGTTTACATGATCTTTCTAAAGCAGAAATAGCAGCTCCTCGTTTGATCATGCTAGCAAATGTTGCTCTTACTGGAGAAGTCAACAATAGCTGCAGTGATTATGCTTTGGAGGAGGACAAGGAAATGGCTGAGTTGACCACTGTCTATGAAAACAGTTTTTCAGATAGTGAAGGAGAAGGAATGGAAATGGAGGAATCGGCCATGGAAAATGAGGTGCCTCTCTTTCAGATAATGGAAATTGAACAACCTGCAGTGCAAGAAAAGATTGTATGTGACAATCAAACCCTTATTCCTGATAATCCTGTAGTAACTGAACCAGAAAAAGATGTGGAGTCCCCTCCAATGgctgaagaaaaaaacaagagtgCTAAAAGCAAACCTTTTCAGTGCAGACCTTGCCAATATAAGGCTGAATCAGAGGAAGAGTTTGTTCATCATATTAAGGACCACAGTGCTAAGAGATTCATTGATCATGACACACACAAAAACAGTAAAGAATCTTGCTTATCTGAAGAAGTGGATACTTCTAAAGGACCTATCAGATGTGACCGATGTGGCTATAACACCAATCGAATTGATCACTATTTGGCACACTTAAAGCATCACAACAAGGCAGCTGAAAATGAGAGAGTTTACAAGTGCACCATATGTACATACACAACAGTCAGCGAATATCACTGGAAGAAACATCTACGGAATCACTTTCCAAGGATTGTTTATACATGCTCACAATGCTCTTACTTTTCAGATCGTAAAAATAACTACATTCAACATATACGAACacatacag GAGAGAGACCTTATCAGTGTATAATGTGTCCATATTCCAGCTCACAAAAAACTCATTTGACCCGACATATGAGGACTCACTCAG gtGAGAAGCCGTTTAAATGTGAGCAATGTAATTATGTAGCATCAAATCAACATGAAGTGACGCGGCATGCAAGACAGCTTCACAATGGGCCAAAACCTTTAACATGCCCGCACTGTAACTACAAGACTGCTGACCGTAGCAATTTCAAAAAACATGTGGAGTTACATGTCAACCCACGTCAGTTCCTGTGTCCTGTTTGTGATTATGCTGCATCtaagaaatgtaatttgcaatATCACATCAAGTCCAGACATTCGGGATGCACTGACATTACAATGGATGTTTCTAAAGTGAAACTGCGGACAAAAAAAGAAGTGCCTGTTCCAGATCTTAGCAAGCAGGAGGAAAAGGAAAATTCAGAAGTAATAGTTGAGTCTGTAGAAAATGAAACTGATGGGAAACTAAAACTGAATAAGGAAAAATGTGAGACTCTTAAATCTGCTTCAGTTGGCCAAGTTACCAAACGTAATTGCAAGAACTCTAAACAAAAAACTGTTGAGGATGCAAGCCGTGACAAAAGTGCCTCAAAGGCTAAACGTTCAAAAAGAAAATTCGGCTCAGTGACTGAAAAGGCACTTAAAACCAATGATGCACAGAATaccagtatgaaaaaaaataaattgagtcAAAATAGGCAACCAGAGTGTGAAGTACCTAAAAAAGGAAACAGAGGTGTAAAGTCCCAAAAGCGGAAGTTATTTATGAGTAACCAGCAGAAaccccttaaaaagaaaaaaactttatctgAAAAGACAGTACTAACAAAAAACAATTCTAAGGAAATGCCTGTGGATTGTATTGTAGAAACTAATATGCAAGTCCAGTTCTCTGGCAGTGAAACTGGCGTGTCATTGGGGACATCATCTGCTGCTGAAATTGTACCTGATCAGTCTGGTGCTAAAGATCCAATAGAAAACAGTCATCACGAAGAAAACAGTAGTACTGAAGAGGAGACTATTGTACATGATGCATCATCTTCTTGTAGTTCAACTGATGATAAAATAGAGAATTGTATTGAGGTGCTTTTGGAAAGGGACAATCATTTTAGTGAAGGAGAAATTGCTCAGACAGATAACATTCAAGCGAGCCAGAACACTGTAAATAAAGACAAAGATTCTTCAGTAGAAGTGGAAACCTTAGACCATAATTCCCAAGCACATGAATCTGCAGCAGTAACTAAAGAGCCTCGGGGCCTCCCTGCAGGGGAGCCTCGGGGCCTCCCTGCAGGGGAGCCTCGGGGCCTCCCTGCAGGGGAGCCTCGGGGCCTCCCTGCAGGGGAGCCTCGGGGCCTCCCTGCAGAGCACACCGCAAACAACTCATTGATGAAACATTCACTACAAGATGAATCAGATGAATTAAATTTGCTTCATCCACCATCGAATGGAACAATAGATCAGGATACGAAATGCAGTGAGCATTATCCATGTGATTTTATTAGTAGTGTGTCCTTGGATGTTGAGGAAGATGAGGGAATCCACAGTCATGAAGGCAGTGATATAAGTGATAATGTATCAGAAAGAAGTGATGACTCTGGCTTAAATGGTTTACAATATGCTCAAGAAGCCTTGGGTCCAAAATCTTCACCTGAATTACCGTCTGTGGATAAAACTGCTGCTGAAAGTTTTGTCTGCATTTTTTGTGACCGTACATTCAAGAAAACGGAGGAATATACAAAACACCTAAAACGCCACTTAGTCAATGTGTATTACCTTGAGAAAGCTGCACAGAATCGACTATGA
- the REST gene encoding RE1-silencing transcription factor isoform X2: MATQLVSQASSSSLFCNSSNFGISDMYGLHDLSKAEIAAPRLIMLANVALTGEVNNSCSDYALEEDKEMAELTTVYENSFSDSEGEGMEMEESAMENEVPLFQIMEIEQPAVQEKIVCDNQTLIPDNPVVTEPEKDVESPPMAEEKNKSAKSKPFQCRPCQYKAESEEEFVHHIKDHSAKRFIDHDTHKNSKESCLSEEVDTSKGPIRCDRCGYNTNRIDHYLAHLKHHNKAAENERVYKCTICTYTTVSEYHWKKHLRNHFPRIVYTCSQCSYFSDRKNNYIQHIRTHTGEKPFKCEQCNYVASNQHEVTRHARQLHNGPKPLTCPHCNYKTADRSNFKKHVELHVNPRQFLCPVCDYAASKKCNLQYHIKSRHSGCTDITMDVSKVKLRTKKEVPVPDLSKQEEKENSEVIVESVENETDGKLKLNKEKCETLKSASVGQVTKRNCKNSKQKTVEDASRDKSASKAKRSKRKFGSVTEKALKTNDAQNTSMKKNKLSQNRQPECEVPKKGNRGVKSQKRKLFMSNQQKPLKKKKTLSEKTVLTKNNSKEMPVDCIVETNMQVQFSGSETGVSLGTSSAAEIVPDQSGAKDPIENSHHEENSSTEEETIVHDASSSCSSTDDKIENCIEVLLERDNHFSEGEIAQTDNIQASQNTVNKDKDSSVEVETLDHNSQAHESAAVTKEPRGLPAGEPRGLPAGEPRGLPAGEPRGLPAGEPRGLPAEHTANNSLMKHSLQDESDELNLLHPPSNGTIDQDTKCSEHYPCDFISSVSLDVEEDEGIHSHEGSDISDNVSERSDDSGLNGLQYAQEALGPKSSPELPSVDKTAAESFVCIFCDRTFKKTEEYTKHLKRHLVNVYYLEKAAQNRL; the protein is encoded by the exons ATGGCTACTCAATTGGTGAGCCAAGCCAGCAGCAGCAGTTTATTTTGCAACAGCAGCAATTTTGGTATCAGTGACATGTATGGTTTACATGATCTTTCTAAAGCAGAAATAGCAGCTCCTCGTTTGATCATGCTAGCAAATGTTGCTCTTACTGGAGAAGTCAACAATAGCTGCAGTGATTATGCTTTGGAGGAGGACAAGGAAATGGCTGAGTTGACCACTGTCTATGAAAACAGTTTTTCAGATAGTGAAGGAGAAGGAATGGAAATGGAGGAATCGGCCATGGAAAATGAGGTGCCTCTCTTTCAGATAATGGAAATTGAACAACCTGCAGTGCAAGAAAAGATTGTATGTGACAATCAAACCCTTATTCCTGATAATCCTGTAGTAACTGAACCAGAAAAAGATGTGGAGTCCCCTCCAATGgctgaagaaaaaaacaagagtgCTAAAAGCAAACCTTTTCAGTGCAGACCTTGCCAATATAAGGCTGAATCAGAGGAAGAGTTTGTTCATCATATTAAGGACCACAGTGCTAAGAGATTCATTGATCATGACACACACAAAAACAGTAAAGAATCTTGCTTATCTGAAGAAGTGGATACTTCTAAAGGACCTATCAGATGTGACCGATGTGGCTATAACACCAATCGAATTGATCACTATTTGGCACACTTAAAGCATCACAACAAGGCAGCTGAAAATGAGAGAGTTTACAAGTGCACCATATGTACATACACAACAGTCAGCGAATATCACTGGAAGAAACATCTACGGAATCACTTTCCAAGGATTGTTTATACATGCTCACAATGCTCTTACTTTTCAGATCGTAAAAATAACTACATTCAACATATACGAACacatacag gtGAGAAGCCGTTTAAATGTGAGCAATGTAATTATGTAGCATCAAATCAACATGAAGTGACGCGGCATGCAAGACAGCTTCACAATGGGCCAAAACCTTTAACATGCCCGCACTGTAACTACAAGACTGCTGACCGTAGCAATTTCAAAAAACATGTGGAGTTACATGTCAACCCACGTCAGTTCCTGTGTCCTGTTTGTGATTATGCTGCATCtaagaaatgtaatttgcaatATCACATCAAGTCCAGACATTCGGGATGCACTGACATTACAATGGATGTTTCTAAAGTGAAACTGCGGACAAAAAAAGAAGTGCCTGTTCCAGATCTTAGCAAGCAGGAGGAAAAGGAAAATTCAGAAGTAATAGTTGAGTCTGTAGAAAATGAAACTGATGGGAAACTAAAACTGAATAAGGAAAAATGTGAGACTCTTAAATCTGCTTCAGTTGGCCAAGTTACCAAACGTAATTGCAAGAACTCTAAACAAAAAACTGTTGAGGATGCAAGCCGTGACAAAAGTGCCTCAAAGGCTAAACGTTCAAAAAGAAAATTCGGCTCAGTGACTGAAAAGGCACTTAAAACCAATGATGCACAGAATaccagtatgaaaaaaaataaattgagtcAAAATAGGCAACCAGAGTGTGAAGTACCTAAAAAAGGAAACAGAGGTGTAAAGTCCCAAAAGCGGAAGTTATTTATGAGTAACCAGCAGAAaccccttaaaaagaaaaaaactttatctgAAAAGACAGTACTAACAAAAAACAATTCTAAGGAAATGCCTGTGGATTGTATTGTAGAAACTAATATGCAAGTCCAGTTCTCTGGCAGTGAAACTGGCGTGTCATTGGGGACATCATCTGCTGCTGAAATTGTACCTGATCAGTCTGGTGCTAAAGATCCAATAGAAAACAGTCATCACGAAGAAAACAGTAGTACTGAAGAGGAGACTATTGTACATGATGCATCATCTTCTTGTAGTTCAACTGATGATAAAATAGAGAATTGTATTGAGGTGCTTTTGGAAAGGGACAATCATTTTAGTGAAGGAGAAATTGCTCAGACAGATAACATTCAAGCGAGCCAGAACACTGTAAATAAAGACAAAGATTCTTCAGTAGAAGTGGAAACCTTAGACCATAATTCCCAAGCACATGAATCTGCAGCAGTAACTAAAGAGCCTCGGGGCCTCCCTGCAGGGGAGCCTCGGGGCCTCCCTGCAGGGGAGCCTCGGGGCCTCCCTGCAGGGGAGCCTCGGGGCCTCCCTGCAGGGGAGCCTCGGGGCCTCCCTGCAGAGCACACCGCAAACAACTCATTGATGAAACATTCACTACAAGATGAATCAGATGAATTAAATTTGCTTCATCCACCATCGAATGGAACAATAGATCAGGATACGAAATGCAGTGAGCATTATCCATGTGATTTTATTAGTAGTGTGTCCTTGGATGTTGAGGAAGATGAGGGAATCCACAGTCATGAAGGCAGTGATATAAGTGATAATGTATCAGAAAGAAGTGATGACTCTGGCTTAAATGGTTTACAATATGCTCAAGAAGCCTTGGGTCCAAAATCTTCACCTGAATTACCGTCTGTGGATAAAACTGCTGCTGAAAGTTTTGTCTGCATTTTTTGTGACCGTACATTCAAGAAAACGGAGGAATATACAAAACACCTAAAACGCCACTTAGTCAATGTGTATTACCTTGAGAAAGCTGCACAGAATCGACTATGA